In Nitrospirota bacterium, a single window of DNA contains:
- the tatB gene encoding twin-arginine translocase subunit TatB: MFDLGIQEILVIFVVSLLLFGPKNMPEVAKNIGKFIRYFRKMFDQIKEQINDEIQEDTTPLKEEFDKINKDFLKSVQEFHSEHKPFEYPSVDSIIKKPEATPPTSHLDTTNPESSDTTAKPHQDTHSETKTENK; the protein is encoded by the coding sequence ATGTTCGATCTTGGTATACAGGAAATACTTGTCATTTTTGTGGTGTCACTGCTTTTGTTTGGTCCTAAAAATATGCCGGAGGTAGCAAAAAACATCGGCAAATTTATTAGATATTTCAGAAAAATGTTCGATCAGATAAAGGAACAGATAAATGATGAGATACAAGAAGACACGACGCCTTTAAAAGAGGAATTTGATAAGATAAATAAAGACTTTCTAAAATCCGTGCAAGAGTTTCACTCTGAGCACAAACCCTTTGAGTATCCATCTGTTGATAGCATCATTAAAAAACCTGAAGCTACACCACCAACCTCTCACCTTGACACAACAAACCCGGAATCTTCAGACACTACAGCTAAACCACATCAGGATACACATTCTGAAACAAAAACTGAAAACAAATGA
- the tatC gene encoding twin-arginine translocase subunit TatC: MSFVDHLGELRMRLIISSVTVLVIFIVVFNYSEFLFKMLVLPMEQSLVFKMHMPFIFFEPKTTQAVKLVFLEPAEAFWMHIKLSMLASIVLALPVLFSQLWLFISPGLLPKEKKYVLPFIFSATVLFLCGAFFCFIIVLPFALGFLLTYKTEHMTPMISVGNYVDFTMKFILAFGIIFEMPIIIIILTKMGVVTPGFLKKYRRHAIVLAFIIAGVVTPTPDAFNQTLMAVPMIVLYEVGIFVSQFFIKKPDENVTQDVVKSETKTEGEK; encoded by the coding sequence ATGTCTTTCGTTGACCACCTTGGTGAATTACGAATGAGGTTAATAATTTCATCTGTAACAGTACTGGTAATTTTCATTGTAGTCTTTAACTACTCTGAGTTTCTGTTTAAAATGCTTGTGCTGCCCATGGAACAGAGTTTGGTTTTTAAAATGCATATGCCATTTATATTTTTTGAACCTAAGACTACACAGGCTGTAAAGCTGGTTTTTTTGGAGCCAGCGGAGGCTTTCTGGATGCACATAAAGCTTTCCATGCTGGCCTCGATAGTGTTAGCTTTGCCGGTTTTATTCTCTCAGTTGTGGCTTTTTATCTCTCCCGGGCTTTTGCCTAAGGAGAAAAAATATGTGCTGCCGTTTATTTTTTCTGCAACAGTTCTCTTTTTATGTGGGGCATTTTTTTGTTTTATTATAGTGCTTCCGTTTGCACTGGGGTTTTTGCTTACCTATAAGACCGAGCATATGACGCCGATGATTTCAGTTGGCAACTATGTGGATTTTACGATGAAGTTTATTCTTGCCTTTGGCATAATATTTGAGATGCCCATAATTATAATAATTTTAACAAAAATGGGTGTGGTTACACCAGGATTTCTTAAAAAGTACAGAAGACATGCCATAGTGTTGGCTTTTATAATAGCCGGTGTTGTTACTCCCACCCCTGATGCCTTTAACCAGACTCTTATGGCAGTGCCTATGATAGTGCTTTATGAGGTAGGGATTTTTGTGTCGCAGTTTTTTATAAAAAAGCCGGATGAAAATGTTACACAAGATGTAGTTAAAAGTGAAACGAAAACAGAGGGCGAAAAGTGA